A single window of Leishmania panamensis strain MHOM/PA/94/PSC-1 chromosome 35 sequence DNA harbors:
- a CDS encoding hypothetical protein (TriTrypDB/GeneDB-style sysID: LpmP.35.1880), with the protein MQAEDAAQSPPRKKRGVAAAVPTGRDKMTVAALVSVPPSLSSSFPVPPKSCELHTTAKLRPGSKRGRADKRQSSMDGNCQRSSRHHTETTLEDTAAPASSTPSTRTRTNLTLMYNFESPPLPSPPCRNWQDATASPASLVGSIATPARRNGLVLTSTPPFIREERARAAKGDAATHTPSASVSTPMRLVRVARGLLSPASTTLRRRLTHLRRSAVGASRFGQGLQRQQQTAASSVSPPLSSPWGRLSTIMPASHSFPSCMGEGSYGDNASVKAVSRRSGLASSSEPLSDAVELSSIPANQRFSVSVSDTWRRGGHDAELPELLRPTIQLGSVVLDDSSDDAITTSLSRRSSPTVTAVDEVRGVSRLQRRRRVDDDLRAMSGRGDTAALCGPYDVRFAQVSSLSESLADIVSSSRSTAHSSLTSATATFALGAAGQARISSAGRDGAGDTENECLPRRSATMMDINLSSILPDEEELAIRRRLQRSRNCQAPHAQRDRDIHGANVAALEPVRRHPVATRACASNVMELFVTNAPPLAPLGQQLPLRPEVRRLASSRCASGNSVSGAGGMAAVASEHQSAASHAHTARVWPPEPQHPFTSPMSSVSSWRTVARVSRRTVALLSALVCVWCVVAVVSPLVALQPRYAFSAVARVDSAAAETHFVQIHTNSVAELQALYQIAPASLSADAVMRLHHRTLSEGVERLERATQHLVPDDSAPPLRRLFYLRAMIRAYLVMSRNCELYARSRDGSRWRRYVVYPLADMKRYGVHRFGTFVGSSTLNPGAAAAWRDRVWTTAMCSAQSEVLACPSVLYVEEAMARDAAQFMYTDVNEAYESPQRKRKLKEWRMCLHRDWGSEVYLETLLSYIRSGVQGLTRDYNR; encoded by the coding sequence ATGCAAGCAGAGGACGCCGCCCAGAGTCCCCCACGCAAAAAGCGAGGGGTTGCGGCAGCGGTACCGACGGGCCGGGACAAGATGACTGTTGCTGCGCTGGTCAGCGTTCcgccgtcgctctcctcttcctttcctgtGCCTCCCAAGTCGTGCGAACTCCATACTACAGCAAAGTTGCGACCCGGGTCGAAGCGAGGTCGCGCCGATAAGAGGCAGAGCTCGATGGACGGTAACTGCCAGAGGAGCAGTCGACACCACACTGAGACAACATTAGAGGACACCGCCGCacctgcctcctccacaccctcCACGAGGACCAGGACGAATCTGACGCTGATGTACAACTTTGAATCACCGCCTCTTCCTAGTCCACCTTGTCGCAACTGGCAGGACGCGACGGCCTCTCCGGCGTCCCTTGTGGGGTCGATAGCGACACCCGCTCGTCGCAACGGTCTTGTGCTTACCTCTACCCCACCTTTTATACGAGAGGAGCGGGCTAGGGCCGCCAAGGGTGACGCTGCGACTCACACCCCATCAGCGTCGGTGAGCACACCAATGCGTCTGGTTCGAGTCGCGCGTGGGCTGCTGTCACCGGCCAGTACGACCCTCCGACGACGTCTTACTCACCTCCGGCGGTCTGCGGTGGGTGCAAGTAGGTTCGGGCAAGGGctgcaacgacagcagcagaccGCCGCTAGCAGTGTTTCCCCTCCCTTGTCATCGCCATGGGGACGACTGAGCACAATCATGCCTGCCAGTCAttctttcccctcctgcATGGGGGAGGGCAGTTATGGCGATAATGCTTCGGTGAAAGCAGTGTCAAGGCGCAGCGGTCTTGCATCATCATCCGAGCCCCTTTCCGATGCGGTCGAGCTGTCTTCCATTCCGGCCAACCAACGATTCTCGGTGTCAGTGTCTGATacgtggcggcgcggcggccaTGACGCCGAGCTCCCTGAGCTTCTCCGTCCCACCATCCAGCTTGGCTCGGTTGTACTCGACGACAGCAGTGATGACGCTATCACCACGTCGTTGTCTCGCCGGTCCTCTCCGACTGTTACGGCCGTAGACGAGGTGCGCGGGGTCTCACGGCTTCAGCGACGTCGCAGAGTGGATGATGATCTAAGGGCGATGAGTGGCCGTGGTGACACTGCAGCTCTTTGTGGGCCATACGATGTGCGGTTTGCACAGGTGTCCTCGCTGAGCGAGTCTCTGGCGGATATTGTGTCTTCCTCACGCAGTACTGCACACTCGAGCTTGACATCCGCCACCGCAACTTTTGCACTGGGCGCCGCCGGACAGGCCCGGATCTCTTCTGCTGGACGTGACGGCGCAGGAGATACGGAGAACGAGTGCCTGCCACGCCGCAGTGCCACCATGATGGACATCAACCTCTCTTCCATCCTGCCGGATGAGGAGGAGTTAGCCAtacggcggcggcttcaGCGCAGCCGAAACTGTCAAGCGCCGCACGCTCAACGCGATCGCGATATCCATGGGGCCAATGTGGCGGCGCTAGAGCCGGTGCGACGGCACCCAGTAGCgactcgtgcgtgtgccagCAACGTCATGGAGCTATTCGTGACCAATGCCCCACCACTTGCGCCTCTGGgtcagcagctgccactGCGGCCGGAGGTGAGGCGCCTCGCATCATCACGGTGCGCATCTGGTAACTCTGTGTCAGGCGCTGGCGGAATGGCTGCAGTCGCTTCTGAGCATCAAAGCGCCGCctcgcatgcacacacggcACGTGTGTGGCCGCCGGAACCGCAGCACCCATTCACGTCGCCCATGTCGTCGGTGTCTTCGTGGCGCACCGTGGCGCGTGTGTCCCGACGCACTGTTGCTCTCCTGTCAgcgctggtgtgcgtgtggtgtgtggtggcAGTAGTGTCGCCCCTTGTGGCACTGCAGCCTCGCTACGCTTTCTCCGCAGTGGCACGCGTCGACTCGGCCGCCGCTGAGACACATTTTGTGCAAATACATACGAACTCAGTCGCAGAGTTGCAAGCACTGTACCAGATTGCACCCGCCTCGCTCAGCGCGGACGCGGTGATGCGGCTGCACCATCGGACACTCAGTGAGGGGGTGGAGCGACTGGAGAGGGCGACGCAGCACCTGGTGCCCGATGACAGCGCACCGCCGTTGCGGCGCCTGTTCTACTTGCGAGCGATGATTCGAGCCTATCTTGTCATGTCACGGAACTGCGAGCTGTACGCGCGTAGCCGCGACGGAAGTCGATGGCGGCGCTATGTCGTCTATCCCCTCGCGGATATGAAGCGCTACGGTGTGCACCGATTTGGCACCTTTGTAGGTTCATCTACTCTCAAccccggcgctgcggctgcgtggcGGGACCGAGTGTGGACTACTGCGATGTGCAGTGCCCAGTCTGAGGTGCTAGCGTGCCCCTCTGTGTTGTACGTCGAGGAGGCTATGGCCCGTGACGCTGCGCAGTTTATGTACACGGACGTCAACGAAGCATACGAGTCTCCACAGCGGAAGCGCAAGCTGAAGGAGTGGCGAATGTGCCTTCACCGTGACTGGGGGAGCGAGGTGTACCTGGAGACGCTGCTAAGCTACATTCGGAGCGGCGTACAGGGGTTGACACGGGACTACAACAGGTAA
- a CDS encoding DEAD box RNA helicase, putative (TriTrypDB/GeneDB-style sysID: LpmP.35.1900), protein MPSARRKLTEAIREDEGGDDGESRVSMVARNTSSAKHQSLGSDLLDNEEFKTKTFKDLGLCRELCMACAEAGWQHPTRIQASTITVVAEGRDLIGVAQTGSGKTGAYALPLVNWLLTQPKTPYLSVLVMVPTRELAQQVTAQFLLLGRSVGLRVATLVGGADMVEQACELSKRPHVIVGTPGRVKDHLSNTKGFKLVKLHALVLDEADKMLDMDYEKEIDAILEQLPQDRRTMLFSATLSTKVDRLQKASLRDPVLLQVHRKNTTVDTLKQYYIFAPFAQMLSYLHLFLTKETGNHILIFCRSAALVHKITLALRTLGHRALPLMGRMDQSNRNIALTKFKEGKVRMLICTDVAQRGLDIPHTDVVVNFSLPDHVEDYIHRVGRTARAGAEGKAVNLISQYDIVLLQKIEQQTGVKCVEYPSLPESEVQLVLQRVEDAEQEAIREIREDAGERNLEKESRQLTTARKGKRDRGDTDMGYDDAKHGTSDFATLRMRREHESIFEMTKKEQHRSLWAKRREAKKHAKSR, encoded by the coding sequence ATGCCGTCAGCACGACGAAAGCTCACCGAGGCGATACGCGAAGATGAGGGCGGAGACGATGGCGAAAGTAGAGTGTCTATGGTAGCTCGAAACACCTCTAGTGCCAAGCATCAAAGCCTCGGCTCCGACCTCTTGGATAACGAGGAGTTCAAGACAAAGACATTCAAGGACCTTGGTCTGTGCCGCGAGCTGTGCATGGCATGTGCCGAGGCTGGCTGGCAGCACCCGACTCGTATTCAGGCCTCCACCatcaccgtcgtcgccgagGGCCGCGATCTCATTGGTGTGGCGCAGACTGGGAGCGGCAAAACGGGTGCCTATGCACTGCCCCTGGTGAACTGGCTGCTGACTCAGCCGAAGACGCCGTACCTCTCCGTCCTCGTGATGGTGCCCACGCGTGAGTTGGCGCAGCAGGTGACAGCTCAGTTTTTGCTGCTGGGCCGAAGCGTGGGACTGCGTGTGGCGACGCTGGTGGGTGGTGCAGACATGGTTGAGCAGGCCTGTGAGCTGAGCAAGCGGCCGCATGTCATCGTCGGAACCCCTGGTCGTGTGAAGGACCACCTCAGCAACACGAAAGGCTTCAAGCTCGTGAAGCTGCACGCCTTGGTGCTGGACGAGGCGGACAAGATGCTCGATATGGATTACGAGAAAGAGATCGATGCCATtctggagcagctgccgcaggacCGCCGCACAATGCTATTCTCCGCTACACTAAGCACCAAGGTTGACCGTCTCCAGAAAGCATCGCTTCGGGACCCGGTGCTCCTGCAGGTGCACCGCAAGAACACCACTGTGGACACGCTCAAGCAGTACTACATCTTTGCTCCGTTTGCGCAGATGCTCTCCTACCTACATCTCTTTCTAACAAAGGAGACAGGCAACCACATCCTCATTTTTTGTCGAAGCGCTGCACTGGTGCATAAGATTACACTGGCGCTCCGCACCTTGGGGCACCGCGCGTTGCCTTTGATGGGTCGCATGGACCAAAGTAACCGCAACATTGCGCTCACCAAGTTCAAGGAGGGCAAGGTGCGGATGCTGATTTGCACCGATGTTGCGCAGCGTGGTCTGGACATACCGCACACGGACGTTGTCGTGAATTTCTCGCTGCCTGATCACGTCGAGGACTACATCCACCGCGTGGGTCGTACAGCTCGCGCTGGGGCTGAGGGCAAAGCCGTTAACCTCATTAGCCAGTACGAcattgtgctgctgcagaagatTGAGCAGCAAACGGGCGTCAAGTGCGTCGAgtacccctccctcccggagagcgaggtgcagctggtgcTTCAGCGTGTTGAGGATGCAGAGCAGGAAGCCATACGCGAAATCCGCGAGGATGCTGGGGAGAGGAACTTGGAGAAAGAGTCGCGGCAGCTGACGACAGCGCGGAAAGGCAAGCGAGACCGTGGCGACACTGACATGGGCTACGACGATGCCAAGCACGGTACGAGCGACTTCGCAACGCTGCGCATGCGTCGCGAACACGAGTCCATCTTCGAGATGACTAAAAAGGAACAACACAGGTCTCTGTGGGCGAAACGACGGGAGGCAAAGAAGCACGCGAAATCTCGATAG
- a CDS encoding hypothetical protein (TriTrypDB/GeneDB-style sysID: LpmP.35.1910), which yields MLHSTCPTAKNLTSFAAKGTMRGGIPRIYYTWMKPGSATRRRFEKMRNPFVNLETGTSLYFRDTRDSAEAVAHAADSKGLKGMDNGIDLYNEYKIVPDLYPEGFQWKHKLNTEYNQWRSNTWLTPELIPQEHRGRFLCNFQLNIVAYDMRVVKFSPKDHRQWIYCVLYVGSGKGIAGFGRAVAPSTQEARNEAIREAFSNIIAVDLEQEGPMYPVRINADGARVLLYPARRIVANFRVADILCAFGFQNAGCKINLKASNNPKAPTHTVEGVFEAVKALRSVSEIAASRGKVPHSLVYNIYPYLEEIRRRKGMMAMHPPGKDGIFMPDRVVDNRLPDHLKKGYYDDVYWKDFFAGSKEQLNEPKMGLRGDELRAQLEESQGRAAKRSKRRTLDDVLQRLGKTPRDLGALQVVNPRLDAKLPTHVKRNYLLH from the coding sequence ATGCTCCACTCAACCTGCCCTACCGCCAAGAACCTGACGTCGTTCGCGGCGAAGGGTACGATGCGTGGCGGCATCCCTCGCATCTACTACACCTGGATGAAGCCTGGAAGTGCAACACGCCGCCGCTTTGAGAAGATGCGCAACCCATTCGTCAACCTCGAGACCGGCACCTCGCTTTACTTCCGTGACACCCGCGACTCTGCGGAGGCTGTAGCACACGCCGCAGATAGCAAAGGACTGAAAGGCATGGACAACGGCATTGACCTCTACAACGAGTACAAGATTGTGCCAGACCTCTACCCGGAAGGTTTTCAGTGGAAGCACAAACTGAACACGGAGTATAACCAGTGGCGCTCCAACACCTGGCTGACACCGGAACTCATTCCGCAAGAACACCGCGGGAGGTTTCTTTGCAACTTCCAGCTCAACATCGTCGCGTATGATATGCGGGTGGTGAAGTTTAGCCCGAAAGACCACCGTCAGTGGATTTACTGTGTCTTGTACGTGGGTAGCGGTAAGGGTATCGCGGGCTTTGGACGCGCCGTGGCGCCGAGCACGCAGGAGGCCCGCAACGAGGCGATCCGCGAGGCCTTCTCGAACATCATCGCTGTGGACTTGGAGCAAGAGGGTCCTATGTACCCTGTCCGCATCAACGCCGAtggcgcgcgcgtgctgctctaCCCTGCACGGCGTATCGTAGCGAACTTCCGCGTAGCAGACATTCTCTGTGCCTTTGGCTTCCAGAATGCTGGGTGCAAAATTAACTTGAAGGCGTCGAACAACCCCAAGGCACCGACGCACACCGTCGAGGGCGTCTTCGAGGCGGTCAAGGCGCTGCGTAGCGTTAGCGAGATTGCGGCGAGCCGCGGCAAGGTGCCGCACAGTCTTGTGTACAACATATACCCGTACCTCGAGGAGATTCGCCGTCGCAAGGGTATGATGGCGATGCACCCACCCGGCAAGGACGGCATCTTCATGCCGGACCGTGTCGTGGACAACCGCTTGCCGGATCATCTCAAGAAGGGCTACTACGACGACGTCTACTGGAAGGACTTCTTCGCCGGCAGCAAGGAGCAGTTGAATGAGCCGAAGATGGGTCTGCGCGGTGATGAGCTGCGAGCACAGCTGGAGGAGTCGCAGGGGCGTGCAGCGAAGCGGTCGAAGCGGCGCACTTTAGACGACGTTCTCCAGCGACTGGGTAAGACGCCGAGGGATctcggcgcgctgcaggtggtgaACCCGCGCCTCGATGCGAAGCTCCCAACCCATGTGAAGCGCAACTATCTTCTCCACTGA
- a CDS encoding ras-like small GTPase, putative (TriTrypDB/GeneDB-style sysID: LpmP.35.1870), whose product MTADFSISCSTNEETFLPVIRVVVLGDAKVGKTALLRQYLHHESPSSSNSMGSTLLDSYTHVEYCGTQPYRLIFTDCSSSPSFRKHRAAYLARCNLVILVYSVRRRKTLLNLHRWMEEVVEARGSTEPEPASTTGDFTEVPIFIVGTHYGEQGALKAANPASTDEAESVTADCLHSVGYFIDRDNAEAEVGLQTNAAQTQKAQQHRQRRRGKEKHFPLVFQNFFQKLFNINADDKGTDAATKGKATSAGVASHQHHQSASPVHSNGDLPLPTSTLLAPQLRSNIANDNTKLSGVTSALSVPPGASARLPLFQLSNRDGKAVSMAVRASLSLHLWLQRQEDNIPWLSLMHTPLSSSATGLKPAVTALQVASVQTSSGGLDEATGVATEKTTERLPVPPVALHACTISATSHTSHFTECSTASLMPPMAALYSVSLSGFGGGNSKSAKNPPFRESPGGSCVVQTTDSSLLAVQQAPQVPNTTHPPHKKACSCSGDGGSEVAVGAENEVNTTGQKSHGKVCSPALERPNEETGDGPPRPSLASYSSCGVRERAGLMHCDGQQAPLPRTAELALSSGVGGTAAFDASMQVRKLMPMKTAVCFLLPTTHSAAVPNTVSGETNGGASNVASVPTACLPSSAHDTVDGHFWATSGPMMEDGASPVSTTPGVATRPLGDTVAGGRIAATSLLPTSGVEGAVAMEEGDMPGTECCGNRPTKGSKSVKTFPLECEPDSGLSPSPVSRHNGEDDCAGGSAVCRQPVDPLTFPVPATSDYINAPFSAMLSLRDDSVSSSRSQHANLTPTAAVTNNEPANTDPLGKPTRDREPTKLSLPPSRTTERRKHAKSLPRPLPSKRGGKARSQNTKTFKQRGTFDTSRRRRARQQEQKEKLSHCNADFCNVI is encoded by the coding sequence ATGACAGCCGATTTTTCCATCTCGTGCAGCACAAATGAAGAGACATTTTTGCCGGTGATTCGTGTAGTAGTGCTCGGGGACGCAAAGGTGGGCAAGACAGCGTTGCTTCGGCAGTACCTCCACCATGAGAGCCCTTCTTCATCAAATAGCATGGGTTCAACGCTGCTCGATTCTTACACGCACGTCGAGTACTGTGGCACGCAGCCATATCGGCTCATATTTACGGATTGCAGCAGCTCCCCGTCCTTTCGCAAGCACCGTGCAGCATATCTGGCCAGGTGCAACTTAGTTATTCTTGTCTACTCGGTGCGTCGTCGTAAGACACTGTTGAATTTGCACCGCTGGATGGAGGAGGTCGTGGAGGCACGTGGCTCCACAGAGCCGGAGCCTGCCTCCACAACCGGCGACTTTACTGAGGTACCCATATTTATTGTAGGGACACACTACGGAGAACAGGGTGCATTGAAGGCGGCGAACCCGGCAAGCACGGACGAAGCGGAAAGCGTCACGGCAGATTGCCTCCATTCCGTCGGCTATTTCATTGACAGAGATAACGCAGAAGCTGAGGTGGGGCTACAGACGAATGCGGCGCAGACACAGAAGGCTCAACagcatcggcagcgacggaggggaaaggagaagcactTTCCTCTCGTCTTCCAGAACTTCTTCCAAAAACTTTTCAACATCAATGCAGACGACAAGGGCACTGACGCCGCCACCAAGGGGAAGGCGACATCGGCCGGAGTGGCGTCTCATCAGCACCATCAGTCAGCATCTCCTGTACATAGCAACGGTGACCTCCCGCTGCCAACCTCCACTTTGCTGGCCCCGCAGCTCCGAAGCAACATCGCCAATGATAACACCAAGTTGAGCGGCGTCACATCGGCGCTGAGTGTACCCCCCGGCGCATCGGCGCGCTTGCCACTTTTTCAGCTTTCTAACAGAGATGGCAAGGCGGTAAGTATGGCGgtgcgcgcttctctctcactaCACCTTTGGCTTCAGCGACAGGAGGACAACATTCCGTGGTTATCATTGATGCATACtccgctcagcagcagtgcgacTGGCTTGAAGCCAGCAGTTACTGCTCTACAAGTTGCTTCAGTTCAAacaagcagcggcggttTAGATGAGGCCACCGGCGTTGCTACTGAGAAGACTACCGAgcggctgccggtgccgcccgTGGCTCTGCACGCGTGCACTATCTCAGCTACCTCGCATACGTCCCACTTTACCGAGTGCTCTACTGCGTCCCTCATGCCGCCCATGGCCGCATTGTACAGTGTCAGCCTCAGTGGCTTCGGCGGCGGTAACAGCAAGTCAGCGAAGAACCCGCCTTTCAGGGAGAGTCCCGGTGGTTCCTGTGTGGTGCAGACGACCGACAGCTCGCTTTTGGCTgtgcagcaggcgccgcAGGTCCCCAACACAACACACCCGCCGCATAAGAAAGCATGCTCCTGCAGTGGGGACGGCGGCAGTGAAGTTGCTGTCGGTGCGGAAAACGAGGTAAATACGACTGGCCAGAAGTCCCACGGCAAAGTCTGTAGCCCGGCCCTTGAGCGCCCCAACGAAGAGACAGGGGATGGACCCCCGCGGCCCTCCCTCGCTAGCTACTCATCGTgtggagtgagagagagagcgggttTGATGCACTGTGACGGCCAgcaggcaccgctgccgagaACGGCCGAGCTAGCGCTCTCATCTGGGGTAGGTGGCACGGCGGCCTTCGATGCATCGATGCAGGTGAGGAAGCTCATGCCGATGAAGACGGCCGTCTGCTTTTTGCTACCGAccacacacagcgcagcagtgcctaACACGGTCAGCGGAGAGACCAACGGTGGCGCATCGAATGTGGCTAGTGTGCCAACTGCTTGCTTGCCCAGCAGCGCGCATGATACGGTGGACGGCCATTTCTGGGCCACCTCCGGCCCCATGATGGAAGACGGTGCGTCGCCCGTATCAACGACCCCCGGCGTCGCTACGAGGCCACTCGGAGACACTGTCGCAGGCGGTCGTATCGCTGCCACTTCTCTGCTGCCGACGTCAGGGGTAGAGGGGGCGGTCGCTATGGAGGAAGGTGATATGCCCGGGACTGAGTGCTGCGGCAACCGACCGACAAAGGGGTCTAAGTCTGTCAAGACATTCCCCCTGGAGTGCGAGCCCGATAGTGGCCTCAGCCCGTCTCCTGTGTCACGGCACAATGGTGAAGATGACTGTGCTGGGGGTTCAGCAGTGTGCAGGCAGCCTGTGGACCCCTTAACGTTTCCAGTACCCGCAACCAGTGACTACATCAATGCCCCATTCAGTGCAATGTTGTCCCTGCGAGACGACAGCGTGTCCTCCTCAAGGTCTCAACATGCAAACCTGACCCCAACTGCAGCAGTAACCAATAATGAACCCGCCAACACCGATCCACTGGGGAAGCCAACACGAGATCGAGAGCCTACCAAGCTCTCTCTGCCGCCATCGCGCACGACGGAGAGGCGCAAGCATGCGAAATCGTTGCCACGGCCCCTCCCATCGAAGCGAGGCGGCAAGGCGCGGTCACAAAATACGAAGACCTTTAAGCAGCGAGGCACGTTTGATACTTCGCGCCGCAGACGTGCCAGGCAGCAGgaacagaaagaaaagtTAAGCCACTGCAATGCGGACTTCTGCAACGTCATTTAG
- a CDS encoding DEAD box RNA helicase, putative (TriTrypDB/GeneDB-style sysID: LpmP.35.1890) codes for MSVTAPTASSLGAPSDDAATAAEEQFRKKRRRIRHHRGKAEREAAANGADKEPHDELAEAVEDDDDVSVVKEMQAASTKRSEKRRREDNSDGGNEVDADATASSAHQYHSPKRATVTRGEKLSPSASTSFAASSSPADPTAASMAQRSKELVKTIPVVKDYKSLRLNAHIVSALEQEFKFTELTPIQSRCIPAALQGRDLLAEAKTGAGKTLAFLIPIVEIVCRSGFRPSNGTAAIIIGPTRELCLQIEGVLLKLLKHFNGSLTFLCCIGGQSRNQEGFKLANGVMIVVASPGRLLDHLKLTADWHTKNLLLLAVDEADRVLDNGFEEDMREIVALLPKNRQTFLFSATQTTRVEQLARISFHKTPVFISMKSKKDKATVDTLEQGYVVCASEQRLLVLYHFVRKNLKKKIIVFFSSRNSVSFHCELFNYIDVPCIAFHGKQKQHQRSATYMQFCNAPSGVLFTTDVAARGLDIPEVDWIVQFDPPDDPVKYVHRVGRTARAGRCGNALMFLLPQEELFLRYLYDDANVRVNEYTFDVAKIKGNVQDQLEQLVSSNYYLRTSARQAYEGYLLSYSSCQLKNVFNIQSLDLAAVARGFALCEPPPIKMDLSQSAAHMSKKSRHEFRAMRHTKDIKRRNVNEKSMNKRHQNISGEW; via the coding sequence ATGTCGGTGACGGCACCtacggcgtcgtcgctggGGGCCCccagcgacgacgctgcaactgctgctgaggagcaGTTCAGGAAGAAGCGCCGTCGCATTCGTCATCACCGAGGCAAGGCCGAACGAGAGGCTGCTGCAAACGGTGCCGATAAGGAGCCGCACGACGAGCTCGCCGAGGCGGTAgaggatgacgatgacgTGAGTGTTGTGAAAGAGATGCAGGCGGCATCGACCAAGCGTTCTGAGAAGCGACGCCGTGAGgacaacagcgacggcggcaacgaGGTGGACGCGGATGCGACGGCATCGAGTGCGCATCAGTATCATTCCCCAAAGCGCGCCACAGTCACGAGAGGCGAAAAGTTGTCCCCCTCCGCTTCCACGTCGTTCGCTGCGTCGTCATCGCCGGCCGACCCCACAGCCGCGAGCATGGCGCAGCGTAGCAAGGAGCTAGTCAAAACCATTCCTGTCGTCAAGGACTACAAGTCACTACGCTTGAATGCCCACATAGTGTCTGCTCTGGAGCAGGAGTTCAAGTTCACGGAACTGACCCCGATTCAGTCTCGCTGCATtcctgctgcgctgcagggtCGCGATCTCCTCGCCGAGGCAAAGACCGGCGCCGGTAAGACGCTGGCGTTTTTGATTCCAATTGTCGAGATTGTCTGCCGCTCCGGCTTCCGCCCCAGCAACGGCACGGCGGCCATCATCATCGGCCCCACCCGTGAGCTCTGCCTGCAGATCGAGGGTGTGttgctgaagctgctgaagcactTTAACGGCTCTCTGACATTTTTGTGCTGCATTGGTGGCCAGAGTCGCAACCAGGAGGGCTTCAAGCTTGCCAACGGCGTCATGATCGTGGTCGCCTCCCCTGGCCGCCTGCTGGACCACTTGAAGTTGACGGCGGACTGGCACACGAAGAAccttctgctgcttgccGTTGACGAGGCCGATCGTGTGCTCGACAACGGCTTTGAGGAAGACATGCGCGAGATCGTGGCGTTGCTGCCCAAAAACCGACAGACGTTTTTATTCTCTGCCACGCAGACGACGCGTGTCGAACAGCTCGCGCGTATTTCGTTTCACAAGACGCCGGTCTTCATCTCCATGAAGAGCAAGAAGGACAAGGCCACCGTGGACACATTGGAGCAGGGCTACGTTGTGTGCGCCagcgagcagcgcctcctcgtgctgTACCACTTTGTGAGGAAGAACCTGAAGAAGAAGATTATAGTCTTcttcagcagccgcaacagTGTCAGCTTCCACTGCGAGCTGTTCAACTATATAGACGTGCCGTGCATCGCCTTTCACGGCAAGCAAaagcagcatcagcgctcCGCGACGTACATGCAGTTTTGCAACGCCCCAAGTGGCGTGCTCTTCACGACCGATGTCGCGGCACGTGGCCTCGACATTCCCGAGGTAGACTGGATTGTGCAGTTCGATCCCCCGGATGATCCAGTAAAGTATGTACACCGTGTCGGGCGAACCGCGCGTGCTGGGCGCTGCGGTAACGCGCTCATGtttctgctgccgcaggaGGAACTGTTCCTCAGATACCTATACGATGACGCTAACGTGAGGGTGAACGAGTACACGTTTGATGTGGCAAAAATAAAGGGGAATGTGCAGGATCAGCTAGAGCAGCTGGTGAGCTCCAACTACTACCTGCGCACGTCGGCGCGGCAGGCGTATGAGGGCTACTTGCTGAGCTACAGCAGTTGCCAGCTGAAGAACGTATTCAATATCCAAAGCCTTGAcctcgctgcggtggcgcgcgGATTCGCGCTGTGTGAGCCGCCTCCGATCAAGATGGACCTCTCCCAGTCCGCCGCTCACATGAGTAAGAAGTCGCGACACGAGTTTCGCGCCATGCGCCACACTAAGGATATTAAACGACGCAACGTGAACGAGAAGTCAATGAACAAGCGACATCAAAACATTAGTGGCGAGTGGTGA